The following coding sequences lie in one Bremerella alba genomic window:
- the drmA gene encoding DISARM system helicase DrmA, with the protein MAPLEVRRTLVDSLQLDLIGPTGPLGDHKELLPQSPSRWYLTGFLVPTDADEEQRCDPTSNDELDQAAEPAGIDDSDSPEKPAARRSYLPSSMGISVLVSKSVTELGAVVRYGEYLRVEHDEGYSGPQQWQRVPKEEIVPVKIGTKVPDHGVIPVPNSRGVELVWSVRGVPDSNLDGGLPNGTRSLSIFVVNRRKAAPDETRDEGFIFQVELVLGSTESFVARPNLRSLESDDWDERVADLQYRESYEFAVGHSVATDSVVEEGHCRTVRTSWLPTAEVEKVAPSKITGVTLEMESLAALQDGTDAQNQLGTFVSNYKTWIDQQRGSLSGLSQHRRDTAEELLHRANIAANRIQSGIDLLADPQCLDAFRLANKAMAAQGRRRLALQLGKKPEEIVPAWRPFQLAFILMNLKGIADPKSNDRELVDLLFFPTGGGKTEAYLGLAAFTLVLRRLRNPGLTSAGLSVLMRYTLRLLTLDQLGRAAALVCALELERQQDVQKLGEWPFEIGLWVGMAATPNRMGRKGDTDSHSARRKTIAFKNDDRKPSPIPLEECPWCGEKFKANSFQLLPSTDDPTDLRVTCANRHCDFSRGNSLPILSVDEPIYRRLPCFLIATVDKFAAMPWTGEVGGFFGRVDRVDSEGFYGPCNPSAGRPLPVDRLPPMDLVIQDELHLISGPLGTMVGLYESALDELSSKDVDGKSVRPKIIASTATVRRAQSQIRALFNRRDVDVFPPPGPDIRDSFFARTHTTQESNARQYVGIAAQGRSPKVIMLRVYLALLGTAQKAYDEAGGRKVESNPADPYMTLLGYFNSLRELGGARRLIEDEVRTQLIARGSRRRIGEVDGLFKDRTIAYEPVELTSRVTTDKVSEAKRRLEQQFKEKEHVDVAIATNMISVGLDITRLGLMVCFGQPKTSSEYIQATSRVGRDDQRPGLVVTILNIHRPRDRSHYERYAAFHESFYRSVEATSVTPFSPRALDRGLAGTLISLIRQGHLPMTPPRGATEILSELPRLAFAVRLLAERAFETQSRDTSQQITDARELRMKVEARCKDLLDEWEKIAKEQHDAGGALQYQTEAGNAQRLLYEFLNPELKTLPPRHKKFRANRSMRDVEPSVNLWLKTIDGVEIDSEEEDT; encoded by the coding sequence ATGGCTCCTCTAGAAGTTCGCCGCACTCTGGTCGACTCCTTGCAGCTTGACCTAATTGGGCCGACCGGGCCGCTCGGCGATCATAAAGAACTGCTCCCACAGTCACCTTCCCGTTGGTATTTGACCGGCTTTCTGGTACCGACCGATGCGGACGAAGAGCAGCGATGCGATCCAACCAGCAATGATGAGTTGGATCAGGCTGCTGAACCAGCAGGGATAGACGACAGTGACTCGCCGGAAAAACCTGCGGCGCGGCGATCCTATTTGCCAAGCAGCATGGGCATCAGCGTTCTTGTCTCCAAATCAGTCACTGAGCTGGGAGCTGTCGTACGGTACGGGGAATACTTACGCGTCGAGCATGACGAAGGCTACTCAGGGCCACAGCAATGGCAACGCGTGCCCAAAGAAGAAATCGTACCTGTCAAAATCGGCACGAAGGTGCCAGACCATGGGGTGATCCCTGTTCCAAATAGCCGCGGGGTCGAGTTGGTTTGGTCAGTTCGGGGAGTCCCTGATTCCAACCTTGATGGTGGACTCCCCAATGGGACGAGGAGCCTGTCGATATTTGTCGTCAATCGCCGAAAAGCGGCTCCCGATGAAACTCGTGATGAAGGATTTATCTTCCAGGTCGAACTCGTACTTGGTAGCACGGAATCGTTTGTCGCCCGACCGAACCTCCGCAGCCTGGAAAGTGATGACTGGGACGAACGGGTTGCGGATCTGCAATACCGAGAATCATACGAATTTGCTGTAGGGCACAGCGTAGCTACTGACAGCGTTGTCGAAGAGGGCCACTGTCGGACTGTCAGGACGAGTTGGCTCCCTACGGCAGAAGTAGAAAAAGTCGCTCCCTCGAAGATTACCGGGGTGACGCTAGAAATGGAGTCACTTGCCGCCCTGCAAGATGGAACTGACGCTCAGAATCAACTCGGGACGTTCGTCAGCAATTACAAGACTTGGATTGACCAGCAAAGAGGATCACTGTCGGGTTTATCGCAACACCGCCGAGATACTGCTGAGGAACTCTTGCATCGGGCGAATATCGCTGCCAATCGAATCCAGTCTGGAATCGACCTGCTGGCTGATCCCCAGTGCCTGGATGCGTTTCGGCTCGCCAACAAGGCAATGGCCGCCCAGGGACGTCGTCGCCTGGCCTTGCAACTTGGCAAAAAGCCTGAAGAGATCGTTCCAGCATGGCGGCCATTTCAGCTGGCATTCATTCTGATGAACCTGAAGGGGATTGCTGATCCCAAGAGCAATGATCGAGAACTGGTCGACCTGCTGTTCTTTCCAACCGGTGGTGGTAAGACGGAAGCGTATCTCGGACTGGCTGCGTTTACGTTGGTCTTGAGAAGGCTGCGGAATCCAGGCCTGACGTCGGCCGGCCTAAGCGTGTTGATGCGATATACGCTGCGTCTTTTGACACTGGATCAGCTGGGAAGAGCCGCAGCCCTAGTATGTGCCCTGGAGCTTGAGCGTCAGCAAGACGTCCAAAAGCTTGGTGAGTGGCCATTCGAGATCGGGTTGTGGGTTGGAATGGCAGCGACTCCAAATCGTATGGGCAGGAAGGGAGACACGGATTCCCATTCCGCTCGACGCAAGACGATCGCTTTCAAGAACGATGATCGCAAGCCATCCCCAATTCCGCTGGAAGAATGCCCGTGGTGCGGCGAGAAATTCAAGGCCAACTCATTTCAGCTGTTACCCAGTACCGATGACCCGACCGATCTTCGCGTCACGTGCGCAAATCGACACTGTGACTTCTCACGGGGCAATAGCCTGCCGATTCTCTCTGTCGATGAGCCAATCTATCGCCGCCTACCTTGCTTTCTAATTGCGACGGTCGACAAGTTTGCCGCCATGCCCTGGACGGGCGAGGTCGGCGGGTTCTTTGGACGCGTCGATCGCGTCGACTCAGAAGGGTTTTATGGACCATGCAATCCTTCTGCCGGACGCCCTTTGCCAGTCGATCGACTGCCACCGATGGACCTGGTGATTCAAGACGAGTTGCACTTGATTTCAGGACCGCTGGGAACGATGGTTGGGCTTTATGAATCGGCATTGGATGAATTATCGTCGAAGGATGTAGATGGTAAGAGCGTTCGTCCAAAGATAATTGCTTCGACTGCCACGGTACGACGAGCCCAGAGTCAGATCCGTGCGTTGTTCAATCGGCGAGACGTCGATGTGTTCCCGCCGCCAGGACCAGACATTCGAGATTCCTTCTTTGCACGTACGCACACCACGCAGGAAAGCAATGCCCGTCAGTACGTGGGAATTGCGGCGCAAGGCCGAAGCCCCAAGGTGATTATGTTGCGTGTGTACCTGGCCCTGCTGGGTACCGCCCAGAAAGCTTACGACGAAGCCGGTGGACGCAAAGTCGAAAGCAATCCGGCTGATCCCTACATGACCCTACTTGGCTACTTTAATAGCTTGCGAGAACTAGGTGGCGCACGTCGGTTAATTGAGGACGAAGTCCGCACCCAGCTGATAGCTCGTGGTTCTCGCAGGCGTATCGGTGAGGTAGACGGACTGTTCAAGGACCGCACAATCGCCTACGAGCCGGTTGAACTTACCAGCCGAGTTACGACCGACAAGGTTTCCGAGGCCAAACGTCGCCTTGAACAGCAATTCAAAGAAAAGGAACACGTCGACGTGGCGATCGCCACGAACATGATTTCGGTCGGTCTCGATATTACACGGCTGGGCCTTATGGTTTGCTTCGGCCAGCCTAAAACCAGTTCCGAGTACATCCAAGCAACTAGCCGCGTGGGACGCGATGACCAGCGACCTGGTCTCGTCGTTACGATTCTAAACATCCATCGGCCGCGGGATCGTTCACACTACGAGCGTTATGCTGCCTTCCACGAATCTTTCTATCGGAGCGTAGAGGCGACCAGCGTGACACCATTCTCACCACGAGCGCTCGATCGTGGCCTTGCAGGCACGTTGATCTCGCTGATTCGGCAAGGGCACTTGCCGATGACGCCACCTCGGGGAGCCACGGAGATACTGAGCGAACTTCCTCGACTTGCATTTGCCGTGAGGCTACTCGCAGAACGTGCATTCGAGACACAGTCGCGCGACACGAGCCAACAAATAACGGATGCCAGGGAACTGCGTATGAAAGTCGAGGCACGCTGCAAGGACCTCCTCGACGAATGGGAAAAGATTGCGAAGGAACAACACGACGCAGGAGGTGCCTTGCAATACCAAACAGAAGCGGGAAATGCCCAACGTTTGTTGTACGAGTTTCTAAATCCTGAATTGAAGACGCTTCCGCCTAGGCACAAAAAGTTTCGAGCCAATCGTTCGATGCGGGACGTTGAACCAAGCGTCAATCTGTGGCTCAAGACGATCGACGGCGTAGAAATTGACAGTGAGGAGGAAGACACATGA
- a CDS encoding DNA methyltransferase, with protein MAKSPEELAHQEWIGYVQPVGLVVSVPAMLEAQCYVNKNIMAEHAQFLSCLPRDNDQPIPEIRDLAEFTQKVLDWEAADLVDIPARGPLPGNMASLEVILPQYNETLRPTQAVPAFKPEEGQSPWMMLIQELPAGTDFDDSSDDDTAGHWNAAPQAKFERLLRESGVPIGLISNRRQLRLVYAPKGESSGHATFIVDEMTQVAGRPMFAALHMLLCADRMFTLGEKQRLPAILENSRKYQNTVSTKLAEQVLAALYEMMRGFQAADDVRQGDLLREVLGSAPNHVYSGLLTVLMRLVFVMYAEDRDLLSSDPVYSNYYSVTGLFNRLREDAGRHPDTMNQRFGAWSQLITLFRLIYEGGQHGDFKLPGRKGYLFDPERYPFLEGRQRKSNPSDEAPPIPRVSDGIVYNVLQNLLILDGERLSYRSLDVEQIGSVYETVMGFNLEVARGKSIAIKPVKTHGAPATINLEELLATKGKDRAKWLKEQSDQALGKDATKLLKDAETVEDLLKALDKKIQKKVTPRIVPEGAIVLQPSDERRRSGSHYTPRSLTEPIVRTTLEPILNQLCDPEVELPEIYQPSKEDKKRYTAGEIQARVLQSKQAIEYAKLAREVGTPHPAQILDLKICDPAMGSGAFLVETCRQLGDHLIDAWASHGLTPADIPPDEDEVLYARRTVAQRCLYGVDKNVMAVDLAKLSLWLVTLAKDHPFTFLDHSLRHGDSLVGLTRKQIIGFHWEPLKQKQFGEELIQKRLDKATEARARILNAPEDTRYRDQEQRLANAEEALSVIRLAGHACVSAFFAESKTRERERLCQEYFTDVERLFNDINHGKLNMTVHKRLIHATKSLSTGEHPLVPFHWEIEFPEVFSRVNGGFDSFVGNPPFAGKNTLVNGNRDGFLDWLKIIHKESHGNSDLVAHFFRRTYQNLRINGSFGLIATNTISQGDTRTTGLSWIRKNGATIYYANRRLRWPGQAAVVVSVVAVTKGMIRPPYSLNGKPVDEISAYLFPLGMDDNPHVLIANAGLCSNGVKIYGTGFTFDDSDNSGLASPILKMEELFAKSPRNRDRIFPYLGGEELNSSPRQFPNRFVINFGEMEIEKAEEWPDVLAIVRQNVKPQRDKVKDRRCRSLWWQYERPRSEFFSALSSESRVLVLSRVGNHVSFAFTPSSYVFADSLVVFRFSDFSEFCIMQSRVHEIWARFFSSSMKDDLRYTSSDSFETFPFPNNPSLCRSSGELYETYRASLMLKSTEGLTATYNRFHDPQEKSPEIEKLRELHAKMDNTVLEAYGWQDLAESVHCEFLLDYEEGDEDDSGKKSKKKKPWRLRWPDEFRDEVLARLLELNEQRHKEELLTGNPATKPSKAEDKPKPAKRKKAKRKEQTPTAELFASTLEREHRYLLIILRHWEGRTVTRRVLNECMILMLDDALRTALLRKKIISASSQNEVGVNQILNDLDIDGFIEQAGTDHQQAWRITSSAPKNIEMSADDQKRLDEVLEFLRREQEAGKVTVTEEVVDADVDLIPTS; from the coding sequence ATGGCAAAATCACCAGAAGAACTCGCTCATCAGGAGTGGATCGGCTACGTTCAGCCGGTCGGTCTCGTCGTATCGGTCCCAGCCATGCTGGAGGCTCAGTGCTACGTCAACAAAAACATCATGGCCGAGCATGCCCAGTTCCTGAGCTGCCTGCCACGTGATAACGATCAGCCCATCCCGGAAATCCGCGATCTGGCCGAGTTCACCCAGAAAGTACTCGACTGGGAAGCGGCAGACCTTGTCGACATCCCCGCTCGCGGGCCGCTACCAGGCAATATGGCCTCCCTCGAAGTCATTCTACCCCAGTACAACGAAACCCTGCGTCCTACCCAGGCCGTTCCGGCCTTCAAGCCGGAAGAAGGGCAAAGTCCTTGGATGATGCTGATCCAGGAACTACCCGCAGGCACCGATTTCGATGATTCCTCCGATGACGACACAGCCGGGCACTGGAATGCGGCTCCCCAGGCCAAGTTCGAGCGTCTCCTCCGCGAATCAGGCGTCCCGATCGGCCTGATCTCCAATCGCCGCCAGCTTCGCCTCGTCTACGCGCCGAAGGGGGAATCAAGCGGTCACGCGACGTTCATTGTCGATGAAATGACCCAGGTTGCCGGCCGACCGATGTTCGCCGCCCTGCACATGTTGCTGTGTGCCGACCGCATGTTCACGCTGGGGGAAAAGCAGCGTCTGCCGGCCATCCTCGAGAACAGCCGTAAATACCAGAACACGGTATCCACGAAACTGGCCGAACAGGTTCTCGCTGCCCTGTACGAGATGATGCGAGGCTTCCAGGCTGCCGACGATGTTCGCCAGGGGGATCTCCTGCGCGAAGTACTCGGAAGCGCCCCCAACCACGTCTATTCAGGCCTGTTGACCGTCCTGATGCGATTGGTGTTTGTGATGTATGCCGAGGATCGCGACCTGCTCTCCAGTGATCCGGTTTACTCGAATTACTACTCCGTGACCGGTCTGTTTAATCGGCTGCGGGAAGATGCCGGGCGGCATCCCGACACGATGAATCAGAGGTTCGGGGCCTGGTCGCAGCTCATCACGCTGTTCCGTCTCATCTACGAAGGGGGGCAACACGGCGACTTCAAACTTCCCGGCCGCAAAGGCTACCTGTTCGATCCCGAGCGTTATCCTTTCCTGGAGGGTCGGCAACGAAAGTCGAATCCATCGGACGAAGCGCCTCCGATTCCGCGCGTGAGTGACGGGATCGTCTATAACGTCCTGCAGAACCTGCTCATCCTCGATGGCGAGCGTCTTAGCTACCGTAGCCTGGATGTCGAGCAGATTGGTTCGGTCTACGAAACGGTGATGGGATTCAACTTGGAGGTGGCTCGAGGGAAATCGATCGCCATCAAGCCGGTGAAGACGCATGGTGCGCCGGCGACGATCAACCTGGAAGAGTTGCTCGCCACGAAGGGAAAGGACCGAGCTAAGTGGCTCAAAGAGCAGAGCGACCAGGCACTTGGCAAGGATGCAACCAAGCTCCTTAAAGATGCAGAAACTGTTGAGGATCTACTAAAGGCCCTCGACAAGAAGATTCAGAAGAAAGTGACTCCGCGGATCGTACCTGAGGGAGCGATCGTTCTGCAACCCTCGGATGAACGTCGGCGGAGTGGCTCGCACTACACGCCTAGGTCGCTCACCGAACCAATCGTTCGTACGACACTGGAACCGATTCTGAACCAGCTGTGCGATCCGGAAGTGGAACTGCCCGAGATTTATCAGCCTTCAAAAGAGGATAAGAAACGTTACACGGCTGGCGAGATTCAAGCTCGGGTGTTGCAGTCCAAACAGGCGATCGAATATGCAAAACTAGCACGGGAAGTTGGCACGCCCCATCCGGCGCAGATTCTCGATTTGAAAATCTGCGATCCAGCGATGGGCTCTGGAGCGTTTCTGGTCGAGACATGCCGACAGCTTGGTGATCACTTAATCGATGCCTGGGCATCTCATGGCCTTACACCGGCCGATATTCCCCCGGACGAAGACGAGGTTCTTTATGCCCGACGTACGGTTGCACAACGTTGCCTGTACGGCGTCGACAAGAACGTCATGGCGGTTGATCTTGCTAAGTTGTCGCTCTGGTTGGTTACGCTGGCTAAAGACCACCCGTTCACGTTCCTCGACCATTCATTGCGGCACGGTGATTCGTTGGTCGGTCTTACGCGTAAACAGATCATTGGGTTTCACTGGGAACCCCTAAAACAAAAACAGTTTGGCGAGGAATTAATTCAAAAGCGACTCGACAAGGCGACCGAGGCTCGTGCGAGGATTCTCAACGCACCCGAAGACACCAGATACCGTGATCAGGAACAACGATTAGCAAATGCTGAGGAAGCGTTATCCGTAATTCGCTTGGCCGGACATGCATGTGTGAGTGCATTTTTTGCGGAATCCAAGACGAGAGAGCGAGAAAGGCTTTGCCAAGAGTACTTCACAGATGTCGAACGGTTGTTCAACGATATCAACCATGGCAAGCTAAACATGACCGTCCATAAGCGACTTATTCATGCCACAAAAAGCCTTAGCACTGGTGAGCACCCGCTTGTCCCATTTCATTGGGAAATTGAATTCCCTGAGGTGTTTTCACGAGTGAACGGCGGGTTCGATTCGTTTGTCGGTAATCCGCCATTTGCCGGCAAAAACACGCTTGTAAATGGGAATCGTGATGGTTTCCTAGACTGGTTGAAGATTATACACAAAGAGTCGCATGGCAACTCTGACCTAGTCGCCCACTTTTTTCGTCGGACTTACCAAAATCTCCGCATAAACGGGTCATTTGGACTTATTGCCACCAATACTATTTCCCAGGGTGACACACGTACAACCGGACTTAGTTGGATTAGAAAGAATGGCGCGACAATTTATTACGCAAATCGTCGCCTCCGTTGGCCAGGACAAGCCGCTGTCGTCGTAAGTGTAGTTGCAGTGACGAAAGGAATGATCCGTCCACCATATTCATTGAATGGAAAGCCAGTGGACGAGATATCCGCTTATCTTTTTCCACTCGGCATGGACGACAATCCGCATGTATTGATTGCGAATGCCGGGCTCTGCTCGAATGGAGTCAAAATATATGGCACAGGCTTCACATTCGACGACTCGGACAATAGCGGTCTTGCATCACCGATATTGAAAATGGAAGAATTATTCGCAAAGTCGCCACGAAATCGGGACCGCATATTCCCTTACCTTGGAGGCGAGGAGCTCAACTCTAGCCCACGACAATTTCCCAATCGCTTTGTAATCAACTTCGGTGAAATGGAGATTGAGAAAGCCGAGGAGTGGCCAGACGTCCTCGCCATTGTCCGTCAAAACGTCAAGCCGCAGAGAGACAAGGTTAAGGATCGTCGCTGCCGATCTCTCTGGTGGCAATATGAGCGACCGCGTTCCGAATTTTTTAGTGCCCTCAGTTCGGAGAGTAGAGTTCTTGTTTTATCTCGGGTTGGCAATCATGTTTCGTTCGCATTTACTCCATCTAGCTACGTCTTCGCAGACTCTCTCGTTGTATTTCGATTCTCTGACTTTTCTGAATTCTGCATTATGCAGAGTCGCGTGCACGAGATCTGGGCAAGGTTCTTTTCATCTTCAATGAAAGATGATCTTCGATATACATCATCTGACAGTTTTGAAACATTTCCATTCCCAAACAATCCGTCGCTGTGCCGTTCGTCTGGAGAATTATACGAAACATACCGAGCTTCATTAATGTTGAAGTCTACAGAAGGTTTGACTGCGACCTACAATCGATTCCACGATCCACAAGAGAAGTCGCCTGAAATCGAAAAACTACGCGAACTGCATGCGAAAATGGACAATACAGTTTTAGAAGCCTATGGCTGGCAAGATCTAGCAGAATCTGTTCATTGCGAGTTCCTACTAGACTACGAGGAAGGAGACGAAGACGACAGCGGTAAGAAGTCCAAAAAGAAAAAGCCCTGGCGTCTTCGCTGGCCTGATGAGTTCCGTGATGAAGTTCTCGCCCGTCTTCTCGAACTCAATGAACAGCGGCACAAAGAGGAATTGCTGACGGGCAATCCGGCCACAAAGCCATCCAAGGCCGAGGATAAGCCCAAACCTGCGAAGAGAAAGAAAGCAAAACGCAAGGAGCAGACACCAACGGCAGAACTATTCGCCTCCACCCTGGAACGAGAGCATCGCTATCTGCTGATAATACTCCGTCACTGGGAGGGCCGTACCGTTACGCGACGTGTTCTCAACGAATGCATGATCCTGATGCTCGATGACGCACTTCGCACGGCATTGCTTAGAAAGAAGATTATTTCCGCTTCAAGCCAGAACGAGGTCGGCGTCAATCAGATTCTCAACGATCTGGATATCGATGGATTTATCGAGCAAGCGGGAACCGACCACCAGCAGGCATGGCGTATCACCTCGTCCGCTCCTAAGAACATCGAGATGTCTGCGGATGACCAGAAACGACTGGACGAGGTACTGGAATTCTTACGGAGGGAGCAGGAAGCCGGTAAGGTTACCGTGACTGAGGAGGTTGTCGATGCCGACGTCGACCTTATTCCCACTTCGTGA